The DNA segment CTTTATTGTTACCGAgaggtgattttttttttcagatttgaTATTGCTCCTGTAGGAAAAtgaagtaggtacatagttGTATCTGTCtgtgtttatttaattatgttttaggTAGGGAAAAACCATAGAATCGCGGGCGACGCAGCCATCAAAAATTAGTCTTgttaaattaagtaggtattactttgaatcgtgtataagcgccctgaaGAGGGCCTcaaaagctttgactttgaatCAGATTACCCCGGCTtttagcagttgcagtttccgCTGTTCCTTCTCCAATCTTTTCGCTTCAACGGCGTCGTCCTGAGCTTGTCGAGCCAGTCTTTGCATTTCGGACAAACGCCGAGCTCGTTTCATTAGCTCCTCTTCCTAAATCAAATTCAcagtcaaataataattataatgggTCTAGCGTGAACAGAACAGGTCTCAAatgcaaaaaatatgtaaagtccggtcgccgagcacatagaatttcgtccaagtTACGcacactcgcacactcactgcagccacccgtcgcacagtcgcacgcaacatcaatataattacgcgcgagcgataaggataggtagcttttggggtcattggacgaaattataTTTGCTCGGCGACTGGACTTTTAATAGTGCAAACTTGCTACAGGCATGATCGCAAACAGACTCTACACTTATGACTGCAGCTAGGCGGCTGTAGCAAGTAGAATTTACTTGTGACTACGATTGTAAAAACACAATCAAAACGCCTAACTGTTTGAGACCcgttttcaatttcaattttgtAATGAAATAGTATTAAAAAGTGTTGAAAAATCTTTGCAACCTGTCTTTTTATCTTTTCCTCTCTCCGCAGCTGCAAAATCTCTTCTTTAGATAGGCTGTAAGACTTGTACCGGTCGAAGGCAGTCTTGCGGGGAGGTTGGTCACTCAACAGCTTCTCATTGTCAATTTGAGGTATCTCCTCGTAAAGAATCTTGCGAACCAATGCTGTATCAATAAGGAAACAAGATTTTAGAAGACCTTTTTTAAAAGTCAAGACGTTAAGACACAGGTTAAGATCAAGTTGTGCCGTATTACctacgtaggtacctatttcattctttttgtcTTATGTGGTGTACAAGAAAGTGTGTGCTATCTACTTATCTATTAAAACATCAGCTATGTACTCCCTATCACTGGTCATTGCTGACTAGCACACATCTAAATATTGAAGAGTAGTTTGTTTCTCCCCAAGCAACTAGTCTGGTCAGCGTGGGGAGTGAGTCAAATCTCCAATTATCTTCTGGTGAATTAAAAAGAgccgtgctcctgcagtgaccTAAATGGTGATGACGATGTCAAATCTCTTCAACAAAAGAAAACATTGCTTTTGACCGTCAGACGCTGTAGCACTCATGAGGGttacataattataagaagTACTAACACACAAAATGCTTGTCCGTGTCAAGCAACCGAAAGCAGATGGCCAAAGCGGGGCCAGATAGCAGCTTGTGCATCGACGCCTCGTTGATTGGGGCATCTCCAGCGTACAAAATGTCTTCTGCCTTCTCCTTAGTCAGGAGCAGTTCTTCGCGACCCACCATAACGATATCTGGAATATACTTCGAGTTTAAGCTGCATGTGTTTATAGGTGAtaatgtaggtatacctacggCATATTATGTGACTggaccagacagtctgccaacagagaAAGATGGTGGGAGATCGTGCGGTGAGTTatgtcagagtaaatacaaattagtAGGTCACcttcatagaaacgcatcgagcgcggtttgtatgtgagcgcgcgccaatacgtatacggcgcgcacgcacacactgacaaaattcggggcaactcaccgctagtcaacgctaaattttgtcagtgtgtgcgtgcgcgcgcctcatacgtattggcgcgctcacatacaaaccgcgcttgGGCGTTtatatgaagatgacctactcatttgtatttactctggttgcatggtatccgcctctacaaccgatgtgaacaacgcctcaacgtgaccacgaccgttctgccaagagcgtaacgaataagaagaagaagaaagtatACTTAGACCAAAAATCCAGAATGGATTGACATCAATTGAGTATCAGAAGCAGCAGTAGTTTCATACAAAGTAACCCCACCGAAAGAGTAATGCTGAAATCAATGGCAAAGAatgacgtcatatggctgaaattcTGATGAAGATGAAGAATGACAAAGGCGACGGTCACCTATACACCCTATTTGTAAAACACCAGCAACCGCGCAGGACTAGATAACTGGCATTAACACACCTGTTCATGGAATACTAGAGAGCGCATgactgagtcagtgcctgagacATGCGGCACggaaggggtgacattgacatattatgacgtgatagGCTAACAACTCACGGTGCGATATTCACACGTAAAAATCACGTCTcgctaagtcactggtacaaaatggtcgcccgccgatcGATCGCAGAGCGCGCGGGCAAAAACCGCCGAGGCTGCGGCACGCTGCGATTACCGTGGCCCGCGCGATTCTACTAGTCGCCCGCCGGAGTTCTTAACCATAGTGTACACAAATCGGAAGTTTCGCGGatgtttgacgtcacaaaaacgcCCTCCTGTGCCGTTCCCATACCTCACTGACTCATTTAATCTATAGACCAGATAGCTGTTGAATCCAGCAATTAAATCcaccttatttaaaaaatcctaTGTAAATCAACTTAACTGTTCAAGTCCCAGCGTTCGTACAACTCAAAATGTGCGTGAGTAGTGTGGGGCCAATACAGCACGAAGTTCAGGTGCTGCAGATGTGGCACCATCAGCTCTGCTCTGTGCTTCTTACGAGACGCTTGGCGAGCTTCTCTCCGAGCGTGTGCATTCACAGTATCGAGCTTTATCTCAGCTTTGCGAGTTGTGATCCATTCCTAAAATTGACAACGAGGTACATTCAGCGTCtttcaaatagttcatgacacccaaatgtgtatgcgggcggcgcaggaccggccgttgtggaaatccttgggggaggcctttgtccagcagtggacgtcattcggctgaaaggAACGATGATAATGATGCACAACTGTATTACCATTTCATCTGGAGTAGGCTCGTCTAATTCGTACATCGGTCTGTCAAAGCAAGCCCCACCAAGCtccattttgaaataataaatctcTTTCTTGGCTACCTCCGCCATTCTGATAGCATCCACGCCTCTAAAGACTTTAGTTGTTTTCTTATTCTGTAATAAATTAACGATAGTTTATTTGCTTTTTAGTAACATTACTTTCAAATCACAATAAGGCGATATAGGACTCAGAAACACAATGcaggctaccaaccgggcgattgtggaaatcattgggggaggcctatgtacagtaggcgcgcgagttcatgaccatcggggccttacttacttacttatttacttatactttttttttgtaacacctactgatgtaaacccattttcgcaaaataaatgatttgatttgatttgataaaattgatttgatttacttataagttgcaaaaaatatggaaaaataTGGATTAATAGATAAGGTTGACCTACTTAATTGGTAAtaattatcgatatcgacattagcataattagttaggtaacagcactaccgcattcctcaggatggacatgaactcgcgcgcctactgtaCTAGTGGACGTCCAGTGACTGAAATGATAATTTCGGTATATAGAGGCCCTGAAACTCACCagaataaatatgtatacaggCTGGCTTTGATTTCTAAATCTGTGGAATGCTTGAATATCGTCTGCAGGCACCTATAATTGGTAATAAATAGGTTTAATTGCTACGTTTAACTATTGTTACGTGCACCAAACCATACCCCGTGCTAACTCTacttaaaattaacttaaaTGGGATTATTTCAATATGGGACAATAACAGACGAGAGTTTTAACAGTCTTTTCAATCCTGCCTAGCCCATCAAAcacggctgagttgcaccacctaattttgaccgaaactataacgataaccggtgttttttgtatggagtttgacagatttttgacgttcgttaaagtcaaagtaagttggATCATCCCAGCCTAAGCGATCGCATGAGACTGCggtaacatattttgatttttattttgactcGATTGGCGGTACCTACTTTAAGGCTATCTACTTTTTTGAAGCTTCTTAAAAGAACTTTGAAAAACATGCCTTAAGTAAAACCATCTTGCCATCGCTCCAATCCAGCTTCATAGTGTTGAAGAGACGATCGAGAGCAGTGCACCAGCCCGCAAAATGGCTGTACACTTCTGCACCTGCAcagcaagtgacgtcaccaaAATGGTATTTGTCATCagcatcatttcaaccataggacgattgctgacataggcctcctctaatgatttccaaattGGGTGGTGGTAGCGgcgtgcatccagcgcctttatgaggtcatctgtccaccttttGAGTGGACGTTTAACGCCGCCCTTGTCTGGTAACTggtccactccagaacctttctgccccatatATTCATAATTATGGTTTTCAGGAGACTCAAactatgcatttttttttcattaaaaatatttttgtgtctcCTGAAAACTTATTTTCTAGCACTTGTAGGTAATGTTATTTATTGGTACCCCTCAAGTAGGTACATTGTTGATGCAAAATCACATCTAATTTTATCATTCTTAACTATTTCTGTATGACACTTACAAATGAGAGTATCAGGGTGGCTTTCGAGTACACTCTCGAATTCTTTTTCATCGTGTATTTCTGAGAATATTTCAATTTTACGTCGACCTgccattttttttgttacttaaAATCAGTTTGGTCATGCTTAATACCTATAGTTTACTTACTTAAGCAGAACTTCTAAGGGAGGTCTTactaaacttatatttttactgaaaatcGGGGGCTCAGCTAGTTCATGAATAAATTCGCCTTGACTTTAGGCCTACCTTAGTTCTTTTATTTCTATGTTCAAAAGCTCTTGTTTATAAACTCAGTAAGTATCAACAATCTTTTCCTGGatagataattaaaattaaaataacattgacGGTCATTATCATCGTGATTTCGCATCGGAAACATTCTGCTAGcgataaacaaaaatacaaacgCAAACGTTCAAAGTTCATAATGAAAAATGTCACGTCATACTTAACTACCTACGTAATATTACACGGAGGGGAATCCCCTTAAAATGAACGACAGCAGTTTTATCAACACGTTTTGCGTAGCAATGGAAATTTTTAGAAATCTATTTTGAACTTTTTATCGTACAACAATCTTATTTGAATCTTTATCTGATTGAGTGTTATTTTAGTAGGTATCTTTGTCTGGATTCTAGAATTTCTAGGTCGAATTAATACGATAGCTATTTAACAACAGCAGGTTAatacttacatacctacttacgagTAAGTAAAActgcttttttaataaatactatTCTTTACTTAGTATAAGAATTATTTATCTTTGGAGGTAGATGGCGTTGTTCTAAACAAAACACAACTTGTCTTAATAACTTTAATTACTTAATAAGTAATTTTGTAATTCCATGGTAAACTAAGTACATTAAGTTCCGTCATCACTCATCACATCTGACCACCTCTGAAGTCGAGTGGAAAGAACACCACCCAAAGGTCCCGGGTTCAAAAGTGGTGACAAAATTATTGCTTGGTTTGATTGATGATAGGGAttttgttctaagtccgcctaaaaatataattttaacagCATTTTTGCGTATCCGCCACAGTATTGGAAGTCAGTTAAAGTTACTCTATGCTTGAGAATAAAATTACCGAGTGGAAGCTCTCTTCCACCTTCAATCCTTTGTGGTacctacttcttcttcttcttttcgtgtcgacaacaaacctacacagtgtcagcccaaaactccgccacacgagtggcgttgtcagtagcattcagcgggtctagtcaaaacgcactttaaaatcgcaaacccatcgcaaaccagtcgcaaacaaataaacaaatcgcaaaagaggtcgataacaaaaaaggcttagtcaaacggcaaaaaatcgaatcgcaaagccctacctatcgataatcgaaagactggattgaaatttcccatacaaaggcttagccaacatgcatttaagactcaatcaaaatcgaatcgaatcgcaacacccgccattttcattgcgattactaaaaccccggtgataagcttcgattcgatcgaaaccaatagggtgagttgcaccacctaactttgaccgtaactatgacgttaaccggtgttttttgtatggagtttgacagattatagacgtttgtcaaagttaaactaagatggtgcaaccctccCTAAggttgttttgacaaatccgtattgcgatgtcgttttgacagctagtttgacagcgaagcatagacgtaaacagagagcagaaagaaggaagaaactaatttaaaaaaaaaaagctagaaaaagtaaaaacaatcgcaaagtcatagacattttttaacttttattcgattttgaatgaacttttatatcgccgcgtcgttggtggttcaatgtgcattttggctgccattttccgatcgaatcgaattactggtgacgcggcgactgacattagtgaaaacttcctattggtttgtgatggcattttgactagacccacaggtaCCTACTGATTTATGTATTTACTAATTCTCTATGCTAAGAAGTTATACTAACATACCTattagctcttggtctgcacCAGGCAATGCAAGTTTTGAACCCCAAAGGCACCCAAAAAGGCTTTAAAAAGCTTTTGCACATTTCCGCTAGATGTCAGTGTGTAAAAcggtttttatttcattcaatttcACCTTTTATAAGTTTTTCGAGATTGTATAAAGctattattaaatataataaatactgaCAAACGTTTACACAATACATGGTCGTCTCCATAATTTCTACATGAAATTCTACACATAATTAATCGatataacttatcgattattcaattgcttttatatttttctatggcaacattattattttttcttctattgCGGATGAGAGGCGGCCATATTGAAAATTTTAGTGAATCAGAAAAATTATCGTCTGCAATGGAGTCATATTTTTGCTTATCAAATACTGATAGTTTTGTTGGGGAATCGCCAAAATTATGCAATTTGTCCATCGTTTCCCAATTTGGTTGTGGTCATTTCAGAAAAGCGTCGATCGTTTGACGAAATTGTCCTGAGTGTGTTGTTTGTAAATTCTCGGTCGACCCTGGAGACATCTTGTGATAGAAAAGCATTATTGCAGCAAGTTACTTCGCTGCTGTCTGGTTTTGTCTTCGCGTGAAACGGTAACAAAATTAGATTGGTGCTATTTAAGGCCTGCAATCATGGATGTGTCGTGGGGTAAGTGTTTGTTATTGCgtataaaatattgatttttcatTTGGTGTCATTGTGATGACATTTTGTGGTATTTGCAGACGCAGATAATTTTGAGCCTAAACTTCCGACCACGTTGACCTCTTCCAACAAATGGGAGGGTGAAGACGAGGAAGAAATCGTCAAGGTAACGTGTGCTTTTGCCAAGTATTTGTTTGTTGGTTTTTTACGTATTAGTATCGTGGTATTTACTTTTTCTTGTGCGTGAAGTGTACTTATAACCTCAAATTTATTGCCTACGTGTTGACGTCTGGGTCCTTTTACAGGACAGCTGGGAAGACGAAGAAGAGGAAAAAAAAGATGAAGAGAAAAAGGAGGCTGCTCCGCCTCCCGCGAAACCCAAAAAGAAAATTCACGACAAAATAGCCGAACGTGAGGTGAGTTCTTTCACTTTTCCATTAGTTTTCTCTGTTTGATGGCACGAAAATCATTTAGAGAAGTAACCAAATGTCATTTATAGTTCCTGGTATGGAGGTCAACTACTTTCTACTATAGTAAAACGTGTATTATTAGCCTTTAGTCTCATTTCCACCCTTCAATCGCGACACTAAGTTCCCAGTCACataaataccataaaatattaattgtggtatttttctGTCACTAACAAGTATGACTACTAAAACCTTTTGTATTTGTATGCTctttttttgttagaaaatcttgaaattcttgTTAATCCTGTCTTTTCTGAAAGGTGTTACAATACTAACAAAAGCAATCTCTTAAATGTTTGCAATATCTGCCTGAGGCTCAACTTTCTTTCGgaaatttattttcaaacagCCAAAATTAGACCAAAAAATTAGGCCAATTACTTAATGAAATTGTACTTAATGAGTATTcatcaaattaaaattccttCCAAGTGCTAATAGTATGTCCCTtggttattattgtaattaggtagttaATCAAACTCATTATTAggatattattttaaagtaatatgTATGACTAACACTACATAATAGTGTAGATAATTGTATGACATGTTAAAAACTTTCTATAGAAAAATATCCACCGGCAGgaacatacaatattatagtggtatttaattttcaatatttcAGCGCATGGAACGGGAGAAGTCGGAGAGGCTCACTACGCCTGAGAAAGTAGAAGAACTCACTCCTGAAGAGAAGTTAGCTGAAAAGCTTCGTCGGCAGAAATTACAGGAGGAATCCGA comes from the Ostrinia nubilalis chromosome 17, ilOstNubi1.1, whole genome shotgun sequence genome and includes:
- the LOC135079754 gene encoding uncharacterized protein LOC135079754 isoform X2, which produces MKKNSRVYSKATLILSFNKKTTKVFRGVDAIRMAEVAKKEIYYFKMELGGACFDRPMYELDEPTPDEMEWITTRKAEIKLDTVNAHARREARQASRKKHRAELMVPHLQHLNFVLYWPHTTHAHFELYERWDLNTLVRKILYEEIPQIDNEKLLSDQPPRKTAFDRYKSYSLSKEEILQLRREEKIKRQEEELMKRARRLSEMQRLARQAQDDAVEAKRLEKEQRKLQLLKAGNLNALDQIDEEPEDEIDIVIPEELPEEIEEESEEENDDEYFPPAGLLVPGLYAPPNDIAKANGLAILFPRLVMECVTPQPEFLPPHVLVMLAIGQRYTAVEAMQRHKNAIIHMGIFKATTPFDAKHVAYSVKQYDQLDMAVNESELRIAFMVSIKIDLPLLELMDLNPLYVSRDSISGEEECAAMFPVGYADEYPEFEDFGNLTIRKTTEDVNSRI
- the LOC135079754 gene encoding uncharacterized protein LOC135079754 isoform X1, producing MKKNSRVYSKATLILSFNKKTTKVFRGVDAIRMAEVAKKEIYYFKMELGGACFDRPMYELDEPTPDEMEWITTRKAEIKLDTVNAHARREARQASRKKHRAELMVPHLQHLNFVLYWPHTTHAHFELYERWDLNNIVMVGREELLLTKEKAEDILYAGDAPINEASMHKLLSGPALAICFRLLDTDKHFVSLVRKILYEEIPQIDNEKLLSDQPPRKTAFDRYKSYSLSKEEILQLRREEKIKRQEEELMKRARRLSEMQRLARQAQDDAVEAKRLEKEQRKLQLLKAGNLNALDQIDEEPEDEIDIVIPEELPEEIEEESEEENDDEYFPPAGLLVPGLYAPPNDIAKANGLAILFPRLVMECVTPQPEFLPPHVLVMLAIGQRYTAVEAMQRHKNAIIHMGIFKATTPFDAKHVAYSVKQYDQLDMAVNESELRIAFMVSIKIDLPLLELMDLNPLYVSRDSISGEEECAAMFPVGYADEYPEFEDFGNLTIRKTTEDVNSRI